Proteins found in one Mytilus edulis chromosome 2, xbMytEdul2.2, whole genome shotgun sequence genomic segment:
- the LOC139510923 gene encoding uncharacterized protein, with translation MAGLVPAKISDRYAKNGEDMLDVLSHDIMRYEMLAEKETFDALTSVLQGEQSHDNVELHEIEVNRLNNDNNNNDEGDPTETHEQRDTGSSRFRSVSNEDTDEFLRKNVNKNTDYKTRSDVKTFYTWAQQVGEFRELQMIPFKELDAILARFYLGVRNKEGQEYEPDTLTGFQNSIERHLKNNKV, from the exons ATGGCAGGCCTTGTTCCTGCAAAAATATCGGACAGATACGCCAAGAATGGCGAAGACATGCTTGATGTTTTGTCTCATGACATAATGAGGTACGAAATGCTTGCAGAGAAGGAGACGTTCGACGCTCTTACCTCCGTCCTGCAAGGGGAACAATCCCATGACAATGTCGAGCTACATGAAATCGAAGTAAACCGCTTGAACAATGACAACAACAACAATGACGAAGGTGATCCGACGGAAACACACGAGCAGCGTGACACAGGAAGCAGTAGATTTAGATCAGTTTCCAATGAGGACACAGACGAATTTCTCaggaaaaatgtaaataaaaacacgGACTACAAAACAAGATCAGATGTTAAAACTTTCTACACCTGGGCACAGCAAGTAGGAGAGTTTAGAGAGCTGCAGATGATTCCGTTTAAGGAACTAGATGCTATTTTAGCCCGGTTTTACTTAG GTGTAAGGAACAAAGAGGGACAGGAGTATGAACCAGACACGCTTACAGGATTCCAGAATAGTATTGAGAGACACCTGAAAAACAATAAAGTTTAA